The stretch of DNA GAAATAGCCCGGACCAAGATGCCCGATTTAAACGCCTACGAACTGGACGAGGGTGTGAAGATTATCAGCGGTACGGCTCGCAGCATGGGTGTGGATGTAGTAGCAGGTTAAGGTTTTTCAGGAGGATATTATAATGGGTAAGAAGTATGAAGATGTAAAGAGTAAGCTGGAGACTCTCAAAGAGCTCTCTCTAGAGGACGCCATAGAGGCCCTTAAGTCATTTAAGTATGTGAAGTTTGACGAGACTGTGGACATTGCCCTTAACCTGGGTGTTGACCCCAGAAAGAGCGATCAGATGGTCAGAGGTTTTGTTGTGCTCCCTCACGGAACAGGTAAGCAGGTAAAGGTTCTTGTCTTTGCAAAGGGTGAAAAGGAAAAGGAAGCAACCGAGGCAGGCGCTGATTTTGTCGGCGCTGATGACATGATTGAGAAAATCCAAAAGGGCTGGCTTGATTTCGATAAGGCGGTGGCAACACCCGATATTATGGGCGCTGTAGGTAAACTGGGTAAATTACTGGGTCCAAGAGGGCTTATGCCTAACCCCAAAACCGGCACTGTCACTTTTGACGTGGCCAAAGCCGTAAAAGAAATAAAAGCCGGAAAGGTTGACTACAGGGTGGAAAAGGCAGGCATTATTCACATGCCGGTAGGAAAACTCTCTTTCAGTACAGCCTCACTCGTGGAAAATATCAAAACGGCTGTGGATTCCGTAATTAAGGCCAAGCCGCAGACAAGCAAAGGGAAGTATTTAAAAAGGCTTGTGGTCACCTCCACCATGGGACCAGGCCTAAAGGTGGATTTTAACACTGTAACTTTAACAAGGATTTGAGTTTTTACAAGATAGCTCAGTCGGAGACAACAGGTACGATACCGTTTAATCGGTTAGAGTATTATCCGGCCTGTTTAGACTGGAGGCAAAAAAGCTGCATATGCTCGATTTGGGTATTTCAGCCCTCCAACCACAATCTCCTGCTGTACAAATTCTTTTAAAAGAAGGAACTGATATGAACAAACAGGAAAAAAAGGATGTAGTTGCAGAGTTGAAGGACAAATTCAACCGGTCAAAGTCTGTGGTCTTTACAAACTACATAGGGATGACGGTTGAGAACCTTTCGGATTTAAGGGTCAATTTAAGGAAAAACGGCATTGAGTACAAGGTGGTAAAAAACACTCTTGCCATGCTGGCCTGTGAGGGTACGGCGGTAGAGAGTGCAAAGGGGAATTTTGTGGGGCCTGTAGGGTTGGCCATAGGTTTTGACGATCCGATATCGGTCTCTAAGAAGGTATTTGAGTATGCAAAGAGAAATGATAAGTTTAAGGTATTAAACGGTTTTGTGGAAGGAAGGCTTTTTGACGCCAAGGATTTAAAGAAAATATCTGAGCTTCCGCCGCGTGAGGTGTTACTTTCT from Nitrospirae bacterium YQR-1 encodes:
- the rplJ gene encoding 50S ribosomal protein L10 — encoded protein: MLDLGISALQPQSPAVQILLKEGTDMNKQEKKDVVAELKDKFNRSKSVVFTNYIGMTVENLSDLRVNLRKNGIEYKVVKNTLAMLACEGTAVESAKGNFVGPVGLAIGFDDPISVSKKVFEYAKRNDKFKVLNGFVEGRLFDAKDLKKISELPPREVLLSQVAGCFSAPLGKMASLLDATVSRMVNALNALKEKKTN
- the rplA gene encoding 50S ribosomal protein L1, coding for MGKKYEDVKSKLETLKELSLEDAIEALKSFKYVKFDETVDIALNLGVDPRKSDQMVRGFVVLPHGTGKQVKVLVFAKGEKEKEATEAGADFVGADDMIEKIQKGWLDFDKAVATPDIMGAVGKLGKLLGPRGLMPNPKTGTVTFDVAKAVKEIKAGKVDYRVEKAGIIHMPVGKLSFSTASLVENIKTAVDSVIKAKPQTSKGKYLKRLVVTSTMGPGLKVDFNTVTLTRI